A single window of Methanomassiliicoccaceae archaeon DNA harbors:
- a CDS encoding metallophosphoesterase: MRTLEILPDVRITSDRCVLLESGRTAVIGDLHLGYEKALEEEGVYLPRINTGTIRDALNRIIGRYEPERIVLLGDIKHDFRRSERAASSEVLGVLDLLGEAVETLVIKGNHDNYIQNILASRDMVATDHVDVAGYRLEHGHVDSGFRPVIIGHEHPAVRIPGSGSGGTKIHCFVLARKEGVLVLPPFSPFSMGNDLLSEGSSMAPALRGCDTGNAEIYGVSDLGIMELGKLSGLEDMELG; this comes from the coding sequence ATGCGGACGCTCGAGATACTTCCGGACGTGAGGATCACCAGCGACAGGTGTGTTCTTCTCGAGAGCGGCCGGACGGCAGTGATAGGCGATCTGCATCTCGGTTATGAAAAAGCTCTCGAAGAAGAAGGAGTCTATCTCCCCCGGATAAACACCGGCACGATAAGGGACGCACTGAATCGCATCATCGGACGTTACGAGCCCGAGAGAATAGTCCTTCTCGGGGACATCAAACACGATTTCAGGCGTTCCGAACGCGCGGCCTCGTCCGAAGTACTCGGAGTACTCGATCTGCTGGGCGAGGCAGTGGAGACGCTGGTGATAAAAGGCAACCATGACAATTATATTCAGAACATATTGGCGAGCAGAGACATGGTTGCAACAGATCACGTAGATGTCGCAGGCTATAGGCTTGAGCACGGACACGTAGATTCGGGATTCCGTCCGGTGATAATCGGACACGAGCATCCTGCGGTCAGGATTCCCGGTTCGGGTTCAGGAGGGACAAAAATACACTGTTTCGTTCTGGCAAGGAAGGAAGGGGTACTGGTCCTGCCGCCGTTCAGCCCGTTTTCTATGGGCAACGACCTGCTTTCGGAGGGTTCGTCAATGGCGCCCGCATTGCGTGGATGCGACACAGGCAATGCGGAAATCTACGGGGTGTCTGACCTCGGGATAATGGAGCTGGGTAAGCTTTCCGGATTAGAAGATATGGAACTGGGTTGA
- a CDS encoding MtaA/CmuA family methyltransferase, translated as MTPRERVLAAMKQETLDRPPVAIFTQSATLGQMDKVGAAWPEAHKSAELMAKLGSAQADVFGFECCRAPFCLTAEAERLGCNVAVEKRDAAPMIKKHPYKFDPMTGEYDSPDGLMDPEEFIAGGRPAEVIKAMGIMKKTHGEKYCIVAGNTGPFSLAGHMVSTENLVFGMMMDPDQVSNWVKGVTPVCKAYCQALIDGGADIIQMSEPTASTDMIAPDMFHDASGKYVSESLASIKGGYSVLHICGDTLPILEMMIETGVTGLSIEEKVDPFKAVEHVGGKTVLVGNVGSVRPLFQGTPEEVIKGTQNSVKAGFNVISSGCGIATGTPDENMAAMVKAVKG; from the coding sequence ATGACTCCAAGAGAAAGAGTGCTTGCAGCGATGAAACAAGAGACCCTCGACAGGCCGCCGGTAGCGATCTTCACACAGTCCGCCACTCTCGGACAGATGGACAAGGTCGGTGCCGCATGGCCCGAGGCCCACAAATCCGCTGAGCTTATGGCAAAACTGGGATCCGCACAGGCCGATGTATTCGGTTTCGAGTGCTGCAGGGCCCCCTTCTGCCTGACCGCAGAGGCCGAGAGGCTCGGATGCAACGTCGCCGTTGAAAAGAGAGACGCGGCCCCGATGATCAAAAAACACCCGTACAAATTCGACCCGATGACCGGCGAATATGACAGCCCCGACGGACTTATGGACCCCGAGGAGTTCATTGCAGGCGGCAGGCCCGCCGAAGTCATCAAGGCGATGGGCATCATGAAGAAGACCCACGGCGAAAAATACTGCATCGTAGCAGGAAACACCGGACCCTTCTCTCTGGCCGGCCACATGGTCAGCACCGAGAACCTCGTTTTCGGAATGATGATGGACCCCGACCAGGTCTCCAACTGGGTAAAAGGAGTTACCCCCGTGTGCAAGGCATACTGTCAGGCCCTCATCGATGGAGGAGCAGATATCATCCAGATGTCCGAGCCCACCGCGTCCACCGACATGATCGCCCCTGACATGTTCCACGATGCATCCGGAAAATACGTCTCCGAATCCCTCGCCTCGATAAAGGGCGGATACTCGGTGCTCCACATATGCGGAGACACCCTGCCCATCCTCGAAATGATGATCGAGACCGGCGTTACCGGACTGTCTATCGAAGAAAAGGTCGACCCCTTCAAAGCCGTAGAGCACGTCGGCGGAAAGACCGTACTCGTCGGAAACGTCGGATCCGTCAGACCCCTCTTCCAGGGAACCCCTGAAGAGGTCATCAAGGGAACCCAGAATTCCGTCAAAGCGGGATTCAACGTCATCTCGTCCGGATGCGGTATCGCTACCGGCACCCCCGATGAGAACATGGCGGCCATGGTCAAGGCAGTCAAGGGATGA
- a CDS encoding DUF169 domain-containing protein: protein MSNFLADNSEYASKIKSILKLRYEPVAVKLIPAGEEFPGGYRKPEGQMSHCQAVMRARKGEYITMKLEDQSCHVGSSALGIVETPKMVADGTFHYNVGAFDSPEAAAKMISDRKIPKGRMVGEIICPLKDADFQPDVVITIDIPERIYWIVPLATAEKGGRVEFSTSAFQCACEDVTAYPLVTQRPNVSLGCFGCRKKTDMAADELAAGIPYGMIPGFVTHLEKYEKGMMEKAKRE from the coding sequence ATGTCAAATTTTCTGGCCGACAACTCGGAATACGCCTCGAAGATCAAGTCCATATTAAAACTCAGGTACGAGCCGGTGGCCGTGAAACTGATACCTGCCGGAGAAGAGTTTCCCGGAGGGTACAGGAAACCGGAAGGTCAGATGTCACATTGCCAGGCGGTCATGCGTGCGAGAAAGGGCGAGTATATCACAATGAAGCTTGAGGACCAGAGCTGTCACGTCGGCTCGTCCGCATTGGGCATCGTTGAAACTCCCAAGATGGTCGCCGACGGTACGTTCCATTACAATGTCGGGGCATTCGATTCGCCGGAAGCGGCGGCCAAGATGATATCCGACAGGAAGATCCCGAAGGGACGGATGGTCGGCGAGATAATCTGTCCGCTCAAGGATGCCGATTTCCAGCCTGACGTGGTCATAACGATCGACATTCCGGAGAGAATATACTGGATAGTGCCGCTTGCCACCGCCGAAAAGGGAGGGAGGGTCGAGTTCAGCACCTCCGCGTTCCAATGTGCATGCGAGGACGTGACAGCATACCCCTTGGTCACACAAAGGCCCAATGTATCTCTCGGTTGCTTCGGCTGCCGCAAGAAGACCGATATGGCTGCCGACGAGCTTGCCGCGGGTATCCCCTACGGCATGATTCCGGGTTTCGTAACGCATTTGGAGAAGTACGAAAAAGGCATGATGGAGAAGGCAAAACGCGAATAA
- the mcrB gene encoding coenzyme-B sulfoethylthiotransferase subunit beta, giving the protein MPKYEDVIDLYDDNGKRIAKDIPLEAISPLRNKAIQKIGDLTKRTCAVNLTGIEKALKTGSMMGMTIKGKEIDIPLVANAEKIAAAVKDMIQVTPDDDTIVKVKSGGKSLIVVLPVERANVGIEYTTGFTSTAAAVTEAIIDEFKIPMYKANMVKGAVWGRYPQTVDFSGSNVKSILEVPQNNEGAGYALRNIMSNHVVALVNRNAMQGVALSAIFEQTAAFEMGDAVGPFERGHLLGLAYQGLNANNMLYSIVKKNGKTGTVGTVIESLMEKAIDDKVIRVKETLPSGYKVYTTDDLPLWNAYAAVGQVAAVMVNVGAARAAQGVPSTILYYNDLLEHETGLPGVDYGRSMGVCVGMSFFSHSIYGGGGPGLFHGNHVVTRHSKGVLIPAVTAGNCLDGGTQTFSAEATSGAFKEVFGDMDEFRYPIQVVAAEAKKIKKKV; this is encoded by the coding sequence ATGCCAAAATACGAGGACGTAATAGACTTGTATGACGACAACGGAAAACGCATTGCGAAAGATATTCCGTTGGAAGCCATCAGTCCGTTGCGCAACAAAGCGATCCAGAAGATCGGAGACCTCACCAAGAGGACATGCGCTGTCAATCTCACCGGTATCGAGAAAGCTCTCAAGACCGGCTCGATGATGGGCATGACCATCAAGGGAAAAGAGATCGACATCCCCCTGGTAGCAAATGCTGAGAAGATCGCAGCTGCAGTTAAAGACATGATTCAGGTAACTCCCGATGACGACACCATCGTTAAAGTCAAGTCCGGAGGAAAGAGCCTCATCGTCGTTCTACCCGTTGAGAGGGCGAACGTCGGTATCGAGTATACCACCGGATTCACCTCAACCGCAGCCGCCGTTACAGAGGCGATCATTGACGAGTTCAAGATCCCTATGTACAAGGCAAACATGGTCAAGGGAGCAGTATGGGGAAGGTACCCCCAGACCGTCGACTTTTCCGGTTCTAACGTAAAATCCATCCTCGAAGTTCCCCAGAACAACGAAGGAGCAGGATACGCTCTCAGGAACATCATGTCCAACCACGTCGTTGCACTGGTCAACAGGAACGCCATGCAGGGAGTAGCCCTGTCCGCGATCTTCGAGCAGACCGCTGCCTTCGAGATGGGAGACGCTGTAGGGCCCTTCGAGAGAGGACACCTCCTCGGACTCGCATACCAGGGACTCAACGCCAACAACATGCTGTACTCCATCGTTAAAAAGAACGGAAAGACCGGAACCGTCGGAACCGTTATCGAATCCCTCATGGAGAAGGCCATCGATGATAAGGTCATCCGCGTGAAAGAGACCCTCCCGTCCGGATACAAGGTGTACACGACCGACGACCTCCCCCTCTGGAACGCATATGCGGCAGTGGGACAGGTCGCGGCAGTCATGGTAAACGTCGGAGCCGCAAGGGCCGCCCAGGGTGTGCCTTCTACGATTCTGTACTACAACGACCTGCTCGAGCACGAGACCGGACTCCCCGGTGTCGACTACGGAAGGTCGATGGGTGTTTGCGTCGGAATGTCGTTCTTCTCTCACTCCATCTACGGTGGAGGCGGACCCGGACTGTTCCACGGAAACCACGTCGTTACCAGGCACTCCAAGGGTGTTCTGATTCCAGCCGTTACAGCAGGAAACTGCCTTGATGGTGGAACGCAGACCTTCTCTGCAGAGGCCACGTCCGGAGCCTTCAAAGAAGTCTTCGGTGACATGGACGAATTCCGCTACCCCATCCAGGTCGTAGCGGCTGAGGCAAAGAAAATAAAGAAGAAGGTCTGA
- the mcrD gene encoding methyl-coenzyme M reductase operon protein D: MSSNPPAEYAGVPLPEVRITTTRLLIAETTEKVLNGFEEIEHIRQITMSGESLPRKINSGPNKGLDNNHTQRRTIKVGDKNVELTSLVGYFFIELDVEDGKVLDETVGKIKAVCDAHIEHGFNLEIGRYSKYRPTLIDYRGV; encoded by the coding sequence ATGTCGAGCAATCCCCCAGCGGAATATGCGGGCGTGCCCCTCCCTGAAGTGAGGATCACCACCACCCGTCTCCTGATCGCAGAGACAACCGAGAAGGTTCTCAACGGGTTCGAGGAGATCGAGCACATAAGACAGATCACGATGTCGGGCGAGAGCCTGCCAAGGAAGATCAACAGCGGACCCAACAAGGGACTTGATAACAACCACACACAGCGCCGCACCATCAAAGTCGGCGATAAAAATGTGGAGCTGACAAGTTTAGTCGGCTACTTTTTCATCGAGCTCGATGTTGAGGACGGCAAGGTACTCGACGAGACCGTTGGAAAGATCAAGGCTGTTTGCGACGCTCACATCGAGCACGGATTCAACCTTGAGATCGGAAGATACTCGAAATACAGACCTACTCTCATTGATTACAGAGGTGTTTAA
- the mcrG gene encoding coenzyme-B sulfoethylthiotransferase subunit gamma, with translation MAYKRQFYPGTTSPAVARRRLMDPKVKLQKLREVPIEDVVKLMGHRNPGEDYKSIHPPIEEGSEPDCPIRKLVTPIDGAKHGDRIRYIQFTDSVYFAPVSPYQRAWMYLSRYRGIDTGTLSGRQIIEVRERDLEKMAKEFIENETFDAALTGIRGATVHGHACRLDENGLMFDAWQRYLWDPKRKEVKYVKDQVALPLDKEVFVGAPASMEDLKKRTTIFRADGVDMRDDKEVTKYQHRIHKLRTLGGYQPFKVKGV, from the coding sequence ATGGCATACAAAAGACAGTTCTACCCCGGAACCACAAGCCCTGCCGTCGCAAGGCGCAGACTGATGGACCCCAAAGTAAAACTGCAGAAACTTCGCGAAGTCCCCATCGAGGACGTCGTCAAGCTCATGGGACACCGCAACCCCGGAGAGGACTACAAGTCTATTCACCCCCCCATCGAGGAGGGCTCCGAGCCGGACTGCCCCATCAGGAAATTGGTCACCCCCATCGACGGTGCCAAGCACGGAGACAGAATCAGGTACATCCAGTTTACCGACTCCGTATACTTCGCACCCGTGTCCCCCTACCAGAGGGCATGGATGTATCTGTCCAGGTACAGAGGTATCGACACCGGTACCCTGTCCGGAAGGCAGATCATCGAAGTAAGGGAGAGAGACCTTGAGAAAATGGCGAAAGAGTTCATCGAGAACGAGACCTTTGACGCCGCGCTTACAGGAATCAGGGGTGCGACCGTTCACGGTCACGCCTGCCGTCTCGACGAGAACGGACTTATGTTCGACGCTTGGCAGAGATACCTGTGGGACCCCAAGAGGAAAGAGGTCAAGTACGTGAAGGACCAGGTCGCGCTGCCCCTCGACAAGGAAGTCTTTGTCGGAGCCCCCGCATCGATGGAAGACCTCAAGAAGAGGACAACCATCTTCAGGGCCGACGGAGTCGACATGAGGGACGACAAAGAGGTCACAAAATACCAGCACAGGATCCACAAACTCAGGACACTGGGCGGATACCAGCCTTTCAAAGTGAAGGGGGTGTAA
- the mcrA gene encoding coenzyme-B sulfoethylthiotransferase subunit alpha produces the protein MATKEKMFMEAVKKKFKEEPTDISTSYYKYGGWKQSKSKVEFQAAAEKIAKDRGFPMMNEDIGVPLGQRSWMPYQLSHTDIFVEPDDLHCINNPAIQQAWDDIRRTILVGLDSPHQTIERRLGKEITPETINTYLETVNHTMPGGAVVQEHMAEVNPALVYDSYVKVFSGDDELIDELDKRFVIDINKLFPAAQAKQLKAAVGKTLMQAVRVPSIVGRVMDGATTSRHAAMQISMAFISAYKLAAGEAAIADFAYSAKHQSINMGSMMPARRARGPNEPGGIPFGFMADMAQSDRVYPDDPGRAALEAVALGAIVYDQIYLGGYMSGGVGFTQYATAAYTDNILEDYVYYGIDQINKKYGGFCKLDPNNYDELMNLAEDVNSYSLEMYERYPAIMETHFGGSQRSTVAAVSTGIAGAMATGVADCGLNCWYYSMLEHKERAGRLGFYGYDLQDQCGSANSFAYRSDEGLPMEGRGPNYPNYAMNVGHLSGYTGIPKAAHVARGDAFTANPFIRVAFADPSLQFDFANVTKEIGRGGLREFVPAGERTAVIKG, from the coding sequence ATGGCAACAAAAGAGAAAATGTTCATGGAGGCCGTCAAGAAGAAATTCAAAGAGGAGCCTACCGACATATCCACCAGCTACTACAAGTACGGCGGCTGGAAACAGTCTAAGAGCAAAGTGGAGTTCCAGGCAGCGGCTGAAAAGATCGCGAAAGACCGTGGATTCCCCATGATGAACGAGGACATAGGAGTCCCCCTCGGACAGAGGTCGTGGATGCCCTACCAGCTCTCGCACACCGACATCTTCGTCGAGCCCGACGATCTCCACTGCATAAACAACCCTGCCATCCAGCAGGCGTGGGACGACATCAGGAGGACTATCCTTGTCGGTCTCGACTCTCCTCACCAGACCATCGAGAGAAGGCTTGGTAAAGAGATCACACCCGAGACCATCAACACATACCTCGAGACGGTCAACCACACAATGCCCGGAGGAGCGGTCGTTCAGGAGCACATGGCAGAAGTCAACCCCGCACTGGTGTACGACTCGTATGTCAAAGTGTTCTCCGGAGACGATGAGCTGATCGACGAGCTCGACAAGAGATTCGTCATCGACATCAACAAGCTCTTCCCCGCCGCACAGGCAAAGCAGCTGAAGGCAGCCGTCGGAAAGACCCTGATGCAGGCAGTCCGCGTCCCTTCCATCGTTGGAAGGGTCATGGACGGAGCCACCACATCCAGGCATGCAGCAATGCAGATTTCGATGGCTTTCATCTCTGCTTACAAGCTTGCGGCAGGAGAGGCGGCTATCGCGGACTTCGCATACTCTGCGAAGCACCAGTCGATCAACATGGGAAGCATGATGCCCGCTAGGCGTGCCAGGGGACCCAACGAACCCGGAGGAATCCCGTTCGGATTCATGGCCGATATGGCCCAGTCCGACCGTGTGTACCCCGATGACCCCGGACGCGCAGCACTTGAGGCTGTGGCGCTCGGAGCCATCGTCTACGATCAGATCTATCTCGGCGGATACATGTCCGGAGGAGTCGGATTTACCCAGTACGCTACTGCGGCATACACCGACAACATCCTCGAGGACTACGTCTACTACGGTATCGACCAGATCAACAAGAAGTACGGAGGATTCTGCAAGCTGGACCCCAACAACTACGACGAGCTCATGAACCTCGCCGAGGACGTTAACAGCTACTCCCTCGAGATGTACGAGAGGTACCCCGCTATCATGGAGACCCACTTCGGAGGATCCCAGAGGTCTACCGTCGCGGCCGTGTCCACCGGTATCGCCGGTGCGATGGCCACCGGTGTCGCAGACTGCGGTCTGAACTGCTGGTACTACTCCATGCTCGAGCACAAGGAGAGGGCCGGAAGGCTCGGATTCTACGGATACGACCTCCAGGACCAGTGCGGTTCCGCCAACTCCTTCGCCTACAGATCCGACGAGGGTCTGCCGATGGAAGGCCGCGGACCGAACTACCCCAACTACGCAATGAACGTCGGTCACCTCTCCGGATACACCGGAATACCCAAGGCCGCACACGTCGCACGCGGAGACGCTTTCACAGCCAACCCGTTCATACGTGTCGCCTTCGCCGACCCATCGCTCCAGTTCGACTTCGCCAACGTGACGAAGGAGATCGGACGCGGCGGGCTCAGGGAGTTCGTCCCTGCAGGCGAGAGGACCGCGGTCATCAAGGGATGA
- a CDS encoding DUF2098 family protein has product MQVGDFAKYLPTSTVGKVTEVRESGGKVWFRLDYTGLYYDQTFLVPADESEYSPVSYKDRDKKFEGRMQTIEDAAKTARDVDISGFMPSGGG; this is encoded by the coding sequence GTGCAGGTAGGAGATTTCGCGAAGTACCTTCCGACATCGACGGTCGGGAAAGTGACCGAGGTCAGAGAGAGCGGAGGCAAGGTCTGGTTCAGACTGGACTACACCGGGCTCTATTATGACCAGACGTTCCTGGTCCCGGCAGACGAATCGGAGTACAGCCCTGTCTCCTACAAGGATCGCGACAAGAAGTTCGAAGGCAGAATGCAGACGATCGAAGATGCTGCGAAAACCGCACGCGACGTCGATATATCTGGATTTATGCCCTCGGGCGGCGGATAA
- a CDS encoding DUF2111 domain-containing protein: MPIQQHRGAGGPIPKFSDYHIWKALDCLNKNKPVGRKKLSQILNIGEGSTRTILSILQEHGLIDIDKNGVSINKKGSGCYNSMSMDVRPIDMGSLTIGDFDCAVRIPKIARRVKYGCEERDIAIKAGATGATTLICSNDRLIFPGSGYTVEPELNDILRKSITIRNEDVIIIGTASTPDMAEEGAIMSGLSLLGGLQFDRDLKDILSHRSTGNELISLAFAIHDLVGGLPVCAKSRDNLGIRIENGVVIDNAYTGQVLEEVITVGTTIRKIATSGPYKGIKVIVTPIDLDNRVIAAIGVVDIRSMAGVDNLIRLSGDEND, from the coding sequence ATGCCCATTCAACAACACAGGGGGGCTGGCGGCCCAATACCCAAATTCAGCGATTATCATATTTGGAAGGCATTGGACTGCCTGAACAAGAACAAACCCGTAGGAAGGAAAAAACTATCACAGATCCTGAATATAGGCGAGGGCAGCACAAGGACTATTCTCAGCATACTTCAGGAGCACGGGCTGATCGACATTGACAAGAACGGCGTGTCCATAAACAAAAAAGGCTCCGGATGCTACAATTCGATGTCCATGGATGTCAGACCGATAGATATGGGAAGCCTCACCATCGGCGATTTTGACTGCGCCGTGCGTATACCGAAAATCGCCCGCAGGGTGAAATATGGATGCGAGGAGCGAGACATAGCCATAAAAGCCGGAGCGACCGGCGCAACAACGCTTATCTGCAGCAACGACAGGCTTATTTTTCCTGGGTCCGGATATACCGTAGAACCCGAACTGAACGATATTCTGAGAAAGAGCATCACGATTCGAAACGAGGACGTCATAATCATCGGAACCGCCTCGACCCCCGATATGGCGGAAGAAGGGGCCATCATGTCCGGCCTGTCGCTCTTGGGAGGGTTACAATTCGATAGGGACCTCAAAGATATCCTTTCCCATCGGAGCACCGGCAATGAACTGATATCCCTCGCATTTGCGATCCACGACCTGGTGGGGGGGCTTCCGGTATGCGCCAAGAGCCGTGACAACCTTGGAATAAGGATCGAGAACGGCGTGGTGATAGACAATGCATATACCGGCCAAGTCCTGGAGGAAGTTATCACGGTGGGAACCACTATACGAAAGATAGCCACTTCCGGGCCGTACAAAGGTATAAAGGTCATTGTGACACCTATTGACCTGGACAACCGTGTCATCGCGGCCATAGGTGTGGTCGACATACGTTCTATGGCAGGGGTTGACAATCTGATTAGACTTAGTGGTGATGAAAATGACTGA
- the atwA gene encoding methyl coenzyme M reductase system, component A2, translating to MVQKSVDFVIIQNVSKKFGNKTVLNNVSATIQTGKILGLIGKSAAGKSVLIMMLRGSEDYAPDSGRVLYRVNRCSKCGNLDLPFEGTPCTKCGCETETITVDFWSLKDDDPLRRQLKGRIAIMLQRTFALFGDKTVIENIFEAIGDRAEGKARTDMALHLLEFVGMTHRTTHIARDLSGGEKQRIVLARQIARDPLLFLADEPTGTLDPYTAELMHERLVDYVGKRGISMVFASHWPEAVDKMADEAIWLNSGDVVMQGKPKEITDRFMEGYTFERTKAADLGEPIISLKNAEKHFFSIVRGVVKAVDGVTFDIMEREVFGLVGKSGAGKTTASRMVAGMTPATKGSVKIRIGDDWVDMSEMGPSGKGRATPYIGFLHQEYTLYPFDNILSNLTTSIGTRMPAELAKFKAIQVLQSVGFDKKNMESLLYSYPDTLSVGECQRIAFAQVLIREPRIIVLDEPTGTMDPITKTIIAKSVIRARETLGETFVVVSHDMDFVENVCDRVAFIRNGVVEDMGTPDSVIQRFGLKELQDDDSEGE from the coding sequence ATGGTTCAAAAGTCGGTCGACTTCGTTATTATCCAGAACGTTTCCAAAAAATTCGGGAACAAGACCGTCCTTAATAATGTGAGCGCCACAATCCAGACCGGCAAGATACTCGGGCTCATCGGCAAAAGCGCCGCGGGCAAGAGTGTTCTGATTATGATGCTGAGGGGAAGCGAAGATTACGCACCCGACTCTGGAAGAGTGCTGTATAGAGTTAACAGGTGTTCCAAATGCGGAAACCTCGATCTTCCGTTCGAAGGAACGCCATGCACAAAATGCGGCTGTGAAACCGAAACCATCACGGTGGATTTCTGGTCTCTAAAAGACGACGACCCTCTCAGGCGCCAACTTAAGGGTCGCATCGCGATAATGCTTCAGAGGACGTTCGCCTTGTTCGGGGACAAGACGGTCATAGAGAACATCTTCGAGGCGATCGGCGACCGCGCAGAGGGCAAGGCCCGGACAGACATGGCCCTCCACCTCTTGGAATTCGTGGGCATGACCCATAGGACGACGCACATAGCGAGGGACCTCTCCGGAGGAGAGAAGCAGAGGATAGTACTCGCAAGGCAGATAGCCAGGGACCCCCTTCTCTTTTTGGCCGACGAGCCGACCGGGACATTGGACCCGTATACAGCCGAATTAATGCACGAGCGGCTTGTAGATTATGTGGGCAAGAGAGGAATATCGATGGTCTTCGCGTCCCACTGGCCCGAGGCCGTGGACAAGATGGCGGACGAAGCTATTTGGCTGAATTCCGGGGATGTGGTGATGCAGGGTAAACCCAAAGAGATCACCGATAGATTCATGGAGGGATACACCTTCGAAAGAACCAAGGCCGCGGACCTGGGGGAGCCGATAATATCGCTCAAGAATGCAGAGAAGCACTTTTTCTCTATTGTCAGAGGAGTGGTCAAGGCGGTCGACGGAGTAACGTTCGACATCATGGAGCGCGAGGTGTTCGGCCTTGTCGGAAAGTCCGGTGCAGGAAAGACCACAGCATCAAGGATGGTCGCCGGTATGACGCCTGCCACCAAGGGGTCCGTCAAGATAAGGATCGGGGACGACTGGGTGGACATGTCCGAAATGGGTCCGAGCGGCAAGGGCCGCGCCACACCGTACATCGGGTTCCTGCATCAGGAATACACTCTCTATCCCTTTGACAACATACTCAGCAACCTGACGACGAGCATAGGCACCAGAATGCCTGCGGAACTTGCAAAGTTCAAGGCGATACAGGTGCTTCAGAGCGTAGGGTTCGACAAGAAAAACATGGAGAGCTTACTTTATTCCTACCCAGATACCCTGAGCGTCGGAGAGTGCCAGAGGATAGCCTTCGCGCAGGTTCTGATAAGGGAGCCCCGCATTATAGTGTTGGATGAGCCCACCGGGACGATGGACCCGATAACAAAGACGATAATCGCCAAATCCGTGATCCGCGCAAGGGAGACCCTCGGTGAAACGTTCGTGGTCGTCAGTCACGACATGGATTTCGTCGAGAATGTCTGCGACCGTGTCGCATTCATAAGGAACGGTGTCGTAGAGGACATGGGGACCCCCGATTCGGTGATCCAGAGGTTCGGGCTCAAGGAACTTCAGGACGACGATTCCGAGGGTGAATGA
- the mcrC gene encoding methyl-coenzyme M reductase I operon protein C, with protein MKQQIGRHLSFVECREAMGLGVGGALAQRATISDSGRDVVAVAMGPGKRHITKPVCEITYALREEGIDTSVLVVNAGSGVPSDAPDVSTGSRFGLDPLEVDRMRQFKVVLIHLGNVRNHIVYKARLILRNVDLPTIIVAQCPVDFEDFAAIGVKTAHVMPPDDEIQTQGEIVHIVTGVIRGVTCPQEKLDEIVSKVQSMLPSGGMR; from the coding sequence ATGAAGCAGCAAATAGGGCGCCACCTGAGTTTTGTAGAATGCAGGGAAGCCATGGGGCTGGGAGTCGGCGGCGCTCTGGCGCAGAGGGCCACGATATCGGACAGCGGAAGGGACGTGGTGGCAGTGGCAATGGGGCCGGGAAAGAGGCACATAACCAAACCGGTCTGCGAGATAACTTATGCGCTCAGGGAAGAAGGCATCGATACCAGCGTCTTGGTAGTTAACGCAGGGTCGGGGGTGCCTTCGGACGCCCCGGACGTCAGCACAGGTTCGAGGTTCGGACTGGATCCTCTCGAAGTCGACCGCATGAGGCAGTTCAAGGTCGTGCTGATCCACCTGGGAAACGTGCGGAATCACATAGTATACAAGGCGAGGCTGATACTCAGGAATGTCGACCTGCCCACCATTATCGTAGCTCAATGCCCTGTGGATTTCGAAGATTTCGCTGCCATAGGGGTGAAGACCGCACACGTCATGCCTCCGGACGACGAGATACAGACCCAGGGAGAGATAGTGCATATCGTCACCGGGGTAATAAGGGGCGTTACCTGCCCGCAGGAAAAGCTCGATGAGATAGTTTCCAAGGTCCAGTCCATGCTTCCCAGCGGAGGTATGAGATGA